The proteins below are encoded in one region of Delphinus delphis chromosome 4, mDelDel1.2, whole genome shotgun sequence:
- the SMIM11 gene encoding small integral membrane protein 11 isoform X1 has product MGTVRPAAPAPSPTCLSGVARTDQEGAPSWPSMNWKVLEHVPLLLYILAAKTLILCLAFAGAKVYQRKKLEAKRQKLEAEKKKQSEKKDN; this is encoded by the exons ATGGG GACAGTGAGACCTGCCGCTCCGGCCCCCTCTCCAACCTGCCTGAGTGGAGTGGCCCGCACTGACCAGGAGGGAGCTCCCAGTTGGCCCAGCATGAACTGGAAG gTTCTTGAACACGTGCCCCTGCTGCTGTATATCTTGGCAGCGAAAACATTAATTCTCTGCCTGGCGTTTGCCGGAGCCAAAGTataccaaaggaaaaaattggAAGCAAAACGGCAAAAACTGGAAGCTGAAAAGAagaagcagtcagagaagaaggaTAACTAA
- the SMIM11 gene encoding small integral membrane protein 11 isoform X2, with product MNWKVLEHVPLLLYILAAKTLILCLAFAGAKVYQRKKLEAKRQKLEAEKKKQSEKKDN from the exons ATGAACTGGAAG gTTCTTGAACACGTGCCCCTGCTGCTGTATATCTTGGCAGCGAAAACATTAATTCTCTGCCTGGCGTTTGCCGGAGCCAAAGTataccaaaggaaaaaattggAAGCAAAACGGCAAAAACTGGAAGCTGAAAAGAagaagcagtcagagaagaaggaTAACTAA
- the KCNE2 gene encoding potassium voltage-gated channel subfamily E member 2, with translation MPTSSNLTQTLEYVFKRIFVTYMDNWRRNTTAAQEALQAKVDAENFYYVILYLMVMIGMFSFIIVAILVSTVKSKRREHSNDPYHQYIVEDWQDKYKSQIVNLGESRATIHENTGAAGLRISP, from the coding sequence ATGCCTACTTCATCCAACCTGACACAGACACTGGAATATGTCTTCAAAAGGATTTTTGTGACTTACATGGACAACTGGCGCAGGAACACAACAGCTGCACAAGAGGCCCTGCAAGCCAAGGTCGATGCTGAGAACTTCTACTATGTCATCTTGTACCTTATGGTTATGATCGGAATGTTCTCTTTCATCATTGTAGCCATCCTGGTGAGCACCGTGAAATCCAAGAGACGAGAACACTCCAATGACCCGTACCACCAGTACATTGTGGAGGACTGGCAAGACAAGTACAAAAGTCAAATTGTGAACCTGGGAGAATCAAGGGCCACCATCCACGAGAACACTGGTGCAGCGGGGCTCAGAATATCTCCTTGA
- the C4H21orf140 gene encoding uncharacterized protein C21orf140 homolog, with protein MPHFAKPLLRNIIIRNLFNSMKRKQCLQYLKTLRTLQYDGFTTVYLGETYIPESLVTGEDFSDGYSMPTPTWCIVHAGGSQGWMPWKYRMFLRDELCIKQEDSLFSEFCDVAKKTYGKCTIVVKDRRQQDEMKPKEDIESEAQVHVPSVLNLTNITCCPQVAKSYGHELLSLPSAYSYLNPLDSAWSSLKWFIINYRKEFCLQSTDGVYSYKYILFSDLISKGIERMNPSKWRTLTNKVQRWENYYLGKFSEVRFL; from the coding sequence ATGCCTCACTTTGCAAAACCTCTTTTAAGAAACATTATTATCAGAAATCTATTCAACAGCATGAAGAGGAAGCAATGTCTCCAGTATTTGAAAACCCTGAGAACACTGCAATATGATGGGTTCACAACTGTATATTTGGGGGAAACTTATATCCCTGAGAGTCTTGTAACAGGGGAAGATTTTAGTGATGGCTATTCCATGCCAACTCCAACTTGGTGTATTGTGCATGCTGGTGGTAGTCAAGGATGGATGCCTTGGAAATATCGGATGTTCCTAAGGGATGAGTTATGCATCAAAcaagaagacagtctcttctctgagttctgtgatgTGGCAAAGAAGACCTACGGGAAGTGCACCATTGTGGTCAAAGACAGAAGGCAGCAGGATGAGATGAAGCCAAAGGAAGACATAGAATCCGAGGCCCAGGTCCATGTCCCATCAGTCCTTAACTTAACGAACATCACATGTTGTCCACAGGTGGCCAAGTCCTATGGCCATGAACTACTCTCTCTGCCTTCCGCTTACAGTTATCTGAACCCTCTAGACTCAGCCTGGTCTTCTCTGAAATGGTTTATCATCAATTACAGAAAGGAGTTTTGTTTGCAGTCCACTGATGGTGTCTATTCTTACAAGTATATACTCTTCAGTGATTTAATTAGCAAAGGGATTGAAAGGATGAACCCAAGCAAATGGAGAACACTAACTAACAAAGTACAAAGATGGGAAAACTACTACCTTGGTAAATTTTCTGAAGTGCGATTCCTCTAA